Proteins encoded in a region of the Paucibacter sediminis genome:
- a CDS encoding COG3014 family protein, giving the protein MQSHDKHASAVQATARTGGVAAALAQHEASATSADAKAELLFNMERGELLRLNKRYADSTEAFLLADQKVQQWEETAKTNPSKLLGMAGAALISERLKVYEGQDYEKVWLTTRLALNRLSEGDLEKARVDVKRTHEREAVIAELRAKDTAAAEEEAKSKGVDAKGKELNGYPVETLNDPEVLQLKNGYQNALSHYLAGFIYEVTNEPGLAAPGYRKAIELRPETPLLEEGLRGLDDRTSFTHKRRQQMTDVLFVVEAGNAPARKPKGFTIPVPVGGSLRTVSISYPVIDPSKDAMLSNLQAGGRDFKLERVVDVNVMARRALKDEMPGMVLRGVTRAVAKAVVQNELEKRAGMFGALVGIAASAVTEQADDRIWRMLPGRVYLARGYLPPGEHQVSINGRALDAPVKVAGQYAVVPLRVYEEQFLVGDVSQFGRLMAAAPPAAAPAATAAVVSEPVKPAAKPAAKPVAKPAAAKPAAAATATPTKN; this is encoded by the coding sequence ATGCAGAGCCACGACAAGCATGCCTCGGCCGTGCAGGCCACCGCCCGTACCGGCGGCGTGGCGGCGGCGCTGGCCCAGCATGAGGCCTCCGCCACTTCGGCCGACGCCAAGGCCGAGCTGCTGTTCAATATGGAGCGCGGCGAGCTGCTGCGCCTGAACAAGCGTTATGCCGACAGCACCGAGGCCTTCCTGCTGGCCGACCAGAAGGTGCAGCAATGGGAAGAGACCGCCAAGACCAACCCCAGCAAGCTGCTGGGCATGGCCGGTGCGGCGCTGATCAGCGAGCGCCTCAAGGTCTACGAAGGCCAGGACTATGAAAAGGTCTGGCTGACCACGCGCCTGGCGCTGAACCGCCTTTCCGAGGGTGACCTGGAGAAGGCGCGCGTCGACGTCAAGCGCACCCACGAGCGCGAGGCGGTGATTGCCGAGCTGCGCGCCAAGGACACCGCGGCGGCCGAGGAGGAAGCCAAGTCCAAGGGCGTGGATGCCAAGGGCAAGGAGCTCAACGGCTATCCGGTCGAGACGCTCAACGACCCCGAGGTGCTGCAACTCAAGAACGGCTACCAGAATGCGCTGAGCCATTACCTGGCCGGCTTCATCTACGAGGTGACCAATGAGCCGGGCCTGGCAGCACCGGGCTATCGCAAGGCCATCGAGCTGCGCCCCGAGACGCCGCTGCTGGAAGAAGGCCTGCGCGGCCTGGACGACCGCACCAGCTTCACCCACAAGCGCCGCCAGCAGATGACCGACGTGCTGTTCGTGGTGGAGGCCGGCAATGCACCGGCGCGCAAGCCCAAGGGCTTCACCATCCCGGTGCCGGTGGGCGGTTCGCTCCGCACGGTGAGCATTTCCTACCCGGTGATCGACCCGTCCAAGGACGCGATGCTGAGCAATCTGCAGGCCGGCGGCCGTGACTTCAAGCTCGAGCGCGTGGTGGACGTGAACGTGATGGCACGCCGGGCGCTGAAGGACGAAATGCCCGGCATGGTGCTGCGTGGCGTGACCCGCGCGGTCGCCAAGGCAGTGGTGCAGAACGAGCTGGAAAAGCGTGCCGGCATGTTCGGCGCGCTGGTGGGCATCGCCGCCTCGGCGGTGACTGAGCAGGCCGACGACCGCATCTGGCGCATGCTGCCCGGTCGCGTCTATCTGGCCCGCGGCTATCTGCCGCCCGGTGAGCATCAGGTGAGCATCAATGGCCGCGCGCTGGATGCACCGGTGAAGGTGGCGGGCCAGTACGCCGTGGTGCCGCTGCGCGTCTACGAGGAGCAATTCCTGGTCGGCGACGTGTCGCAGTTCGGCCGCCTGATGGCCGCCGCGCCGCCGGCCGCCGCACCCGCCGCCACCGCTGCGGTGGTGAGCGAACCGGTCAAGCCCGCGGCCAAGCCGGCCGCCAAGCCCGTTGCCAAGCCGGCCGCCGCCAAGCCCGCGGCAGCCGCCACCGCCACGCCGACGAAGAACTGA
- a CDS encoding alpha/beta hydrolase has product MAWLLLLGTPGWGAGPSALFTPLELPTAREAQVLLAWHRPALLAPARYQVLVLPGSGCSGWAGVAEPMFRGLGHAELLLLHKPGVQPWERHAAEDCPADFVRADRLSAWLADARAALQAWVRRPQSESGPAGLPVLLIGVSEGAELLPELAPEIPGLRGLVMIGGSGLDPAEAAELQARRLGEARAWASVRAAAQGPLADATLRDGRSLGYWRDLLAWRVAEPLLAGDADLLRAWGGRDALVPPLAYQRFAALAAVRRPESFCDWPVPEGNHGLQSPGGDHLQRLWAGLERWAREPGRRLCAMADNRDPP; this is encoded by the coding sequence ATGGCCTGGCTCCTGCTGCTGGGCACGCCCGGCTGGGGGGCCGGGCCTTCTGCTTTATTCACGCCGCTGGAATTGCCGACGGCGCGTGAGGCTCAGGTCTTGCTGGCCTGGCACCGGCCGGCCCTGCTGGCGCCGGCGCGCTACCAGGTGCTGGTGCTGCCCGGCTCGGGCTGTAGTGGCTGGGCGGGGGTGGCCGAGCCGATGTTCCGTGGCCTTGGCCATGCCGAGCTACTGCTGCTGCACAAGCCAGGCGTGCAGCCCTGGGAGCGCCACGCTGCGGAGGATTGCCCCGCCGATTTCGTGCGGGCCGATCGCCTGAGCGCCTGGCTCGCCGACGCGCGCGCGGCCCTGCAGGCCTGGGTGCGCCGGCCCCAGTCCGAGTCTGGCCCCGCAGGCCTGCCGGTGCTGCTGATCGGCGTCTCCGAGGGGGCCGAGTTGCTGCCCGAGCTGGCGCCCGAGATTCCCGGGCTGCGCGGACTGGTGATGATTGGTGGCTCGGGCCTGGACCCGGCCGAAGCGGCCGAGCTGCAGGCTCGGCGCCTGGGCGAGGCGCGCGCCTGGGCCAGCGTGCGCGCCGCCGCACAAGGGCCGCTCGCTGACGCCACGCTGCGCGATGGCCGCAGCCTCGGCTACTGGCGCGACCTGCTGGCCTGGCGCGTGGCCGAACCCCTGCTGGCCGGCGACGCAGACCTGTTGCGTGCCTGGGGCGGCCGCGACGCGCTGGTGCCGCCGCTGGCCTACCAGCGCTTTGCGGCGCTGGCCGCTGTGCGCCGTCCCGAGTCCTTCTGCGACTGGCCGGTGCCCGAGGGCAATCATGGCCTGCAGTCGCCGGGGGGCGACCATCTGCAGCGCCTGTGGGCCGGGCTGGAGCGCTGGGCACGCGAGCCCGGGCGGCGCCTGTGCGCGATGGCGGACAATCGGGACCCGCCCTAG
- the lpoB gene encoding penicillin-binding protein activator LpoB — protein MKTKLTIRTTLTLAALLASAVLAGCETHVSSPVVRFQRQVNYGDSKAVELVTNEFGSTDLQMIAEKMVGSLLETGIFQGRPTVTISTVKNKTSEYIDTTNVMNSIQTALVKSGKVRFTRSINEMQQGVDELQRQNQSGLYKQNTTAKVGQMTAAKYSLEGELTSIVKQNSQTKDVYYKFTLKMFDVQEGTIEWQEEKDIRKTSKR, from the coding sequence ATGAAGACCAAGCTCACGATCCGTACGACCCTCACGCTCGCCGCCCTGCTGGCGAGCGCCGTCCTCGCCGGCTGCGAGACCCATGTTTCCTCACCGGTGGTGCGCTTCCAGCGCCAGGTGAACTATGGCGACTCCAAGGCGGTGGAACTGGTCACCAACGAGTTCGGCTCCACCGACCTGCAGATGATTGCCGAGAAGATGGTGGGCAGCCTGCTCGAGACCGGCATCTTCCAGGGCCGCCCCACGGTGACCATCTCGACGGTGAAGAACAAGACCAGCGAATACATCGACACCACCAATGTGATGAACTCGATCCAGACCGCCCTGGTCAAGTCGGGCAAGGTGCGCTTCACCCGCTCGATCAACGAGATGCAGCAGGGTGTGGACGAGTTGCAGCGCCAGAACCAGAGCGGCCTCTACAAGCAGAACACCACCGCCAAGGTGGGCCAGATGACGGCCGCCAAGTACAGCCTGGAAGGCGAGCTGACTTCCATCGTGAAGCAGAATTCGCAGACCAAGGACGTGTACTACAAGTTCACGCTGAAGATGTTCGATGTGCAGGAAGGCACGATCGAATGGCAGGAAGAAAAAGACATCCGCAAGACCAGCAAGCGCTGA
- a CDS encoding formylglycine-generating enzyme family protein produces the protein MAPPERSTNSLGMHFVTIPAGEFMMGSDERPDALAQAYPQYPRERFLLLADEAPVHRVRITRAFQMGQHEVTVGQFRRFLLASGYVPDAERDGTGGYGYNPSYDPASSARGDAFEGRQRRYSWRNPGFTQSEEHPVVNVTWHDAQALAAWLSQTEGRRYRLPTEAEWEYACRAGSRTRYHSGDAPESLAQVANVFDQDSASLWPQWRAFALPHHDGFSFTAPVGSFAPNAWGLHDMHGNAWEWVSDWHGDDYYAHSPVEDPQGPAEGGVKVRRGGSWHTWSFYARASYRNWNDPDTRYTLVGMRLVRELP, from the coding sequence ATGGCGCCGCCCGAGCGCAGCACCAACAGCCTGGGCATGCACTTCGTCACCATCCCGGCGGGCGAGTTCATGATGGGCAGCGACGAGCGCCCGGACGCCCTGGCCCAGGCCTACCCGCAATACCCGCGCGAGCGCTTCCTGCTGCTGGCGGACGAGGCGCCGGTGCATAGGGTGCGCATCACACGCGCCTTCCAGATGGGCCAGCACGAGGTCACGGTGGGCCAGTTCCGCCGCTTTCTGCTCGCCTCCGGCTATGTGCCCGACGCCGAGCGCGACGGCACCGGGGGCTATGGCTACAACCCCAGTTACGACCCCGCCAGCAGCGCGCGCGGCGACGCCTTCGAGGGGCGGCAGCGACGCTACTCCTGGCGCAACCCCGGCTTCACGCAGAGCGAAGAGCATCCGGTGGTGAACGTGACCTGGCACGACGCCCAGGCGCTGGCGGCCTGGCTCAGCCAGACCGAGGGCCGGCGCTACCGCCTGCCCACCGAGGCCGAATGGGAGTACGCCTGCCGCGCCGGCAGCCGCACCCGCTATCACAGCGGCGATGCGCCCGAGAGCCTGGCCCAGGTGGCGAATGTGTTCGACCAGGACAGCGCCAGCCTCTGGCCCCAATGGCGTGCCTTTGCGCTGCCGCATCACGATGGTTTCTCCTTCACCGCGCCGGTGGGCAGCTTTGCGCCGAATGCCTGGGGTCTGCACGACATGCATGGCAACGCCTGGGAATGGGTGTCGGACTGGCATGGCGACGACTACTACGCCCACTCGCCGGTGGAAGATCCGCAGGGCCCGGCCGAGGGCGGCGTCAAGGTGCGGCGCGGCGGCTCCTGGCACACCTGGAGCTTCTATGCCCGCGCGTCCTATCGCAACTGGAACGATCCGGACACTCGCTACACCCTGGTGGGCATGCGGCTGGTGCGCGAGTTGCCCTGA
- a CDS encoding YcfL family protein: MQRKAIKPVSAALFALGLLLGTGAQAQKADETSPAIAAKLDLRGSPKGIKVAEMRIQRKNDTLVVQADLQNVENKDRVVFHRFRWLDSVGNQVGDGEGWKQTTVLGLQTVTLKGVAQHPSAVDLKLEMSVESK; this comes from the coding sequence ATGCAACGCAAGGCAATCAAACCCGTCAGCGCCGCCCTGTTCGCCCTGGGCCTGCTGCTCGGCACCGGCGCCCAGGCCCAGAAGGCCGACGAAACCTCGCCCGCCATCGCCGCCAAGCTGGACCTGCGCGGTTCGCCCAAGGGCATCAAGGTGGCCGAGATGCGCATCCAGCGCAAGAACGACACCCTGGTGGTGCAGGCCGATCTGCAGAACGTCGAGAACAAGGACCGCGTGGTGTTCCACCGCTTCCGCTGGCTCGACTCGGTGGGCAATCAAGTGGGCGATGGCGAGGGCTGGAAGCAGACCACCGTGCTGGGCCTGCAGACCGTCACCCTCAAGGGCGTGGCCCAGCATCCCTCGGCCGTGGACCTCAAGCTCGAGATGAGCGTGGAAAGCAAGTGA
- a CDS encoding vanadium-dependent haloperoxidase codes for MNTLLRLSVVAMPVLLAAGARADVVTDWNQRASEITVAHQAGPWGQAPMVLIQAAVFESVNAITRRFPQAGYLKLEAPAGASIDAAVAAANRVVLNRMATTQTAAIEAAYQAALAAIPDGPAKADGIALGEKAVAGILALRAPTGASPVFYRPVTGPGQYVPTVLPVMADLPPGKCWLLERPDQFRPGPPPDLKSAVWARDYNEVKAFGARTGSQRDAEQTEIARFWAATTPTIYYPIARSVANQPGREPTQNARLLAASGQAMVDAIDAVFDAKYHYHFWRPFTAIRNGDRDGNDATERDAGWLPLIDTPMHPEYPCAHCTIAGSLGAVLKAEIGDGPTPRLSTTSPTLPGVTRSWTSVDAFMQEVINARVYDGVHYRNSGEVGRALGNKVGELSAAKLLR; via the coding sequence ATGAACACCTTGCTGCGTCTGAGTGTTGTTGCCATGCCCGTCCTGCTGGCTGCGGGCGCGCGAGCCGATGTGGTGACGGACTGGAACCAGAGGGCCAGCGAGATCACCGTGGCCCACCAGGCCGGGCCCTGGGGCCAGGCGCCGATGGTGCTGATCCAGGCGGCGGTGTTCGAATCCGTGAATGCCATCACGCGGCGTTTTCCGCAGGCCGGCTACCTGAAGCTGGAGGCGCCGGCCGGGGCCTCGATCGACGCCGCCGTGGCCGCGGCCAACCGCGTCGTGCTGAACCGCATGGCGACGACGCAGACCGCGGCCATCGAGGCGGCCTACCAGGCGGCGCTGGCCGCGATCCCGGACGGGCCCGCCAAGGCGGACGGCATCGCGCTGGGTGAGAAGGCCGTGGCCGGCATCCTGGCGCTGCGGGCCCCCACGGGCGCGTCGCCGGTGTTCTACCGCCCCGTCACCGGCCCCGGCCAGTATGTGCCGACGGTGCTGCCGGTCATGGCCGACCTGCCGCCCGGGAAATGCTGGCTGCTCGAGCGGCCCGATCAGTTCCGCCCCGGGCCGCCCCCTGATCTGAAGAGCGCGGTCTGGGCGCGCGACTACAACGAGGTCAAGGCCTTCGGTGCGCGCACCGGCAGCCAGCGCGATGCCGAGCAGACCGAGATCGCCCGCTTCTGGGCCGCGACGACGCCGACCATCTACTACCCGATCGCCCGCTCGGTGGCGAACCAGCCTGGGCGCGAGCCGACGCAGAACGCGCGCCTGCTGGCGGCCAGCGGGCAGGCCATGGTGGACGCCATCGACGCCGTCTTCGACGCCAAGTACCACTACCACTTCTGGCGCCCCTTCACGGCGATCCGCAATGGCGACCGGGACGGCAACGACGCCACCGAGCGCGACGCCGGCTGGCTGCCCCTGATCGACACGCCCATGCACCCCGAGTACCCCTGCGCGCATTGCACCATCGCCGGCTCGCTGGGCGCGGTGCTGAAGGCCGAGATCGGCGATGGGCCGACGCCGCGCCTGTCCACCACCAGCCCGACCCTGCCCGGCGTGACGCGCTCATGGACCAGCGTCGACGCCTTCATGCAGGAGGTCATCAATGCGCGCGTCTACGACGGCGTGCATTACCGCAACTCGGGCGAGGTCGGCCGCGCGCTGGGCAACAAGGTCGGCGAGCTGTCGGCGGCCAAGCTGCTGCGCTGA
- a CDS encoding class I SAM-dependent methyltransferase: MSPSFFQQLLRSEAPAAPDALQRFMHLLALSLQTGSFGKLMLGKPQGGDADLERLLVREVQLRGERQLSMVWRHRTKDVTKNHGFDEGLALLHGLLGRQFLHAHLLTQGEDVQLSFSRKGKASLRVGKLSAAADASAAEAGTDEHNRDKQRYLDLQRPFWADLGLTHSVKGDLQLVPAMSRKWKQINKFIEVFAAALKASRLADSPDVHVADFGSGKGYLTFATYDYLRGLGKDAQVTGVELRDDMVKLCGAAAARHGLAGLRFDQGDVRSYTPARLDVMIALHACDIATDYAIHLGLRAGAAIIMCSPCCHKQLRPQLKSPALLRPLLQHGIHMGQEAEMVTDGLRALLLEAEGYDTQVFEFISLEHTSKNKMILAVKRAVPLPAARRQELLDQIAEIKRFYGVREQALESLLCAA, from the coding sequence GTGTCCCCTTCCTTTTTCCAGCAACTCCTGCGCAGCGAAGCCCCTGCCGCCCCGGATGCCCTCCAGCGCTTCATGCATCTGCTGGCCCTGTCCCTGCAGACCGGCAGTTTCGGCAAGCTGATGCTGGGCAAGCCGCAGGGCGGCGATGCCGATCTGGAGCGCCTGCTGGTGCGCGAGGTGCAGCTGCGCGGCGAGCGCCAGCTCTCGATGGTGTGGCGCCATCGCACCAAGGACGTCACCAAGAACCACGGCTTCGACGAGGGCCTGGCGCTGCTGCATGGGCTGCTGGGCCGGCAGTTCCTGCATGCCCATCTGCTGACCCAGGGCGAGGACGTGCAGCTGAGCTTCAGCCGCAAGGGCAAGGCCAGCTTGCGGGTCGGCAAGCTCAGCGCAGCGGCCGATGCCAGTGCTGCCGAGGCCGGCACCGACGAACACAACCGCGACAAGCAGCGCTACCTGGATCTGCAGCGCCCGTTCTGGGCCGATCTCGGCCTCACCCATTCGGTCAAGGGCGATTTGCAGCTGGTGCCGGCGATGTCGCGCAAGTGGAAGCAGATCAACAAATTCATCGAGGTGTTCGCGGCCGCGCTGAAGGCCTCGCGCCTGGCGGACAGCCCGGACGTGCATGTGGCCGATTTCGGCTCGGGCAAGGGCTATCTGACCTTTGCCACCTACGACTATCTGCGCGGCCTGGGCAAGGACGCCCAGGTTACCGGTGTCGAGCTGCGCGACGACATGGTGAAGCTGTGCGGCGCGGCCGCGGCCCGCCATGGCCTGGCGGGCCTGCGCTTCGACCAGGGCGATGTGCGCAGCTACACGCCGGCGCGGCTGGACGTGATGATCGCCCTGCATGCCTGCGACATCGCCACCGATTACGCCATCCACCTGGGCCTGCGCGCCGGCGCCGCCATCATCATGTGCTCGCCCTGCTGCCACAAGCAGCTGCGCCCGCAGCTGAAGTCGCCCGCGCTGTTGCGGCCGTTGCTGCAGCATGGCATCCACATGGGCCAGGAGGCCGAGATGGTGACCGACGGCCTGCGCGCGCTGCTGCTCGAGGCCGAGGGTTACGACACCCAGGTGTTCGAGTTCATCTCGCTGGAGCACACCAGCAAGAACAAGATGATTCTGGCGGTCAAGCGCGCCGTGCCGCTGCCGGCGGCGCGGCGCCAGGAGCTGCTGGACCAGATCGCCGAGATCAAGCGCTTTTACGGCGTGCGCGAGCAGGCGCTGGAGAGCCTGCTGTGCGCGGCCTAG